From the genome of Spinacia oleracea cultivar Varoflay chromosome 2, BTI_SOV_V1, whole genome shotgun sequence, one region includes:
- the LOC110793625 gene encoding serine carboxypeptidase-like 50 has product MKTLIFSLCILLLNLTPTIISSSTPFPPESRPTKSGYLIVNSTSKSSIYYTYYEAQQPIISPLSKTPLLIWLQGGPGCSSMVGNFYELGPYRVNHKLELEKNHGSWNRVFGLLFLDNPIGTGFSIAASQNEIPRDQHGVAKHLFLAIKSFIALDKPLFGTRPVYITGESYAGKYGPAIGYYIIRRNSEVQESDRVNLGGVAIGNGLTDPITQVMTHGLNAYYSGLVNEKQRRKLEEAQREVVKLVKEEKWSEATDSRNALLNELQKMTGLATLYDMTRKTPYESYLVERFLSNPEVKAVLKVNRTIIWEECSDAVSEVLHEDVMKSVKFMVEFLLQKKSKVLLYQGQRDLRDGVVSVEAWMKKLKWEGIDKFEDQERKVWKVKGEVAGYVQKWGSLTLAVVLGAGHFVPTDQPVNSQVMIEDWVLERGDFANEETEVSPRNPKNFV; this is encoded by the exons ATGAAAACACTCATCTTCTCATTATGTATCCTTCTCCTCAACCTCACTCCTACAATCATTTCATCATCAACTCCATTTCCACCCGAATCAAGACCCACTAAATCGGGTTACTTGATTGTAAACTCAACTTCCAAATCCTCAATTTACTACACTTACTATGAAGCCCAACAACCCATTATTTCACCCCTCTCAAAAACCCCACTTCTAATATGGCTCCAAGGAGGTCCTGGATGTTCTTCCATGGTGGGTAACTTCTACGAACTCGGCCCGTACCGGGTTAACCATAAACTTGAGCTAGAGAAAAACCATGGATCATGGAACCGGGTTTTCGGGCTTTTGTTTTTGGATAATCCAATTGGAACCGGGTTCAGCATTGCTGCTTCACAAAATGAGATTCCAAGAGATCAACATGGTGTAGCCAAACACCTTTTCTTGGCCATTAAGTCATTTATTGCATTGGATAAACCATTGTTTGGAAC CCGACCCGTTTACATCACGGGTGAAAGTTATGCAGGGAAGTATGGTCCAGCAATTGGGTATTACATAATAAGGAGAAACAGTGAGGTCCAAGAATCTGATCGGGTTAATTTAGGTGGGGTTGCAATTGGGAATGGGTTAACTGACCCGATAACCCAAGTGATGACCCATGGGTTGAATGCTTACTATAGTGGGTTAGTGAATGAAAAACAGAGAAGGAAGTTGGAGGAAGCTCAAAGGGAGGTAGTTAAGTTAGTTAAGGAGGAGAAGTGGAGTGAGGCAACTGATTCTAGGAATGCACTACTGAATGAGCTACAAAAGATGACAG GTTTGGCTACTTTGTATGACATGACAAGGAAAACACCCTATGAGTCCTACTTAGTAGAGAGATTCTTGAGTAATCCAGAGGTGAAAGCAGTGTTAAAAGTGAATAGAACAATCATTTGGGAGGAATGTAGCGATGCAGTGAGCGAGGTTTTACACGAAGATGTGATGAAGAGTGTTAAGTTTATGGTGGAATTTTTGTTGCAGAAGAAGAGCAAAGTGTTGTTATATCAG GGGCAAAGGGACCTCAGAGACGGGGTGGTTTCGGTTGAAGCTTGGATGAAGAAGCTTAAGTGGGAAGGGATTGACAAGTTTGAGGATCAAGAAAGGAAAGTGTGGAAAGTTAAAGGGGAAGTTGCTGGTTATGTGCAGAAATGGGGGAGTTTGACTCTTGCTGTAGTTTTGGGTGCAGGACATTTTGTGCCTACTGATCAGCCTGTGAATTCTCAGGTCATGATCGAAGATTGGGTGCTCGAAAGAGGAGATTTTGCGAATGAAGAAACCGAGGTTTCTCCAAGAAATCCCAAGAATTTTGTTTGA